A single window of Sphingobium sp. SCG-1 DNA harbors:
- a CDS encoding MFS transporter translates to MGTRQKALDASLAAPLRAPLFRRLWVSSMMGNLGLMIQAVGSAWAMTKLTDNPEMVALVQTALMMPVMIFAVPAGALADMFDRRKVGIFAVMVSVTGVICLFSTAAAGLLDARLLLFFCFTIGTGSALFGPAWQASAAEVVSRQDLPHAIALNSMSYNAARAIGPAIGGFVVASWGAAATFGINAVLYLPLLLVLFTWRRTAMASRLPAEGFGRAITSGGRYFLNSPVVRNVIVRAFITGMAAASITALLPLIARDIIGGGPQTFGACLGAYGLGAILSAFFLPRIRSRFSEVQIVISCLCLMSASILVVAFSGHLALALMPLLIFGGAWLTIATIFNVGIQTSAPRWVAARAVAAYQASIAGGVALGSWLWGTIADETSLVTALLSSAAAVLLTILVSRRPLAETIESHSYAAIELPPLETAMALTDRSGPILVEIEYRIDPEQARRFYRHMEKVRASRARLGAYSWMIARDIADPWLWTERFHWPTWLDYLRHRTRHTSAERELQDEAKNFHIGSAPIRIRRWLERPYGSVRWQEGALDPRLEGSPAGSPNI, encoded by the coding sequence ATGGGAACAAGGCAAAAGGCTCTTGACGCCTCTCTAGCCGCGCCTTTACGTGCACCGCTTTTCCGGCGCCTATGGGTGTCCAGCATGATGGGCAATTTGGGTTTGATGATACAGGCGGTCGGTTCCGCCTGGGCGATGACCAAATTGACCGACAACCCGGAAATGGTGGCGCTTGTACAAACGGCGCTGATGATGCCGGTCATGATTTTTGCGGTGCCCGCGGGCGCGTTGGCGGACATGTTCGACAGGCGTAAGGTAGGCATCTTCGCCGTCATGGTCTCGGTGACCGGGGTGATCTGCCTGTTCAGTACGGCGGCTGCCGGTCTCCTCGATGCCCGCCTGCTCCTTTTCTTCTGTTTCACCATAGGAACGGGCTCTGCGTTGTTTGGGCCTGCGTGGCAGGCGTCAGCCGCCGAGGTGGTTTCCCGACAGGATCTACCGCATGCCATCGCTCTTAATTCGATGAGCTACAACGCCGCGAGGGCAATCGGTCCGGCGATTGGAGGTTTCGTTGTCGCGAGTTGGGGAGCCGCAGCCACATTCGGCATCAATGCCGTGCTTTACTTGCCGTTGCTGTTGGTGCTGTTCACGTGGCGCAGAACTGCCATGGCCTCACGGTTGCCAGCGGAGGGCTTCGGCCGCGCGATTACCTCTGGGGGACGCTATTTTTTGAATTCGCCGGTCGTTCGCAACGTCATCGTGCGCGCCTTCATTACCGGTATGGCCGCGGCTTCGATCACTGCGCTGCTACCTCTCATTGCCCGCGATATCATCGGCGGAGGGCCCCAGACATTCGGAGCATGTCTGGGTGCCTATGGATTGGGAGCCATATTGTCGGCGTTTTTCCTCCCGCGTATCCGATCCCGGTTTTCCGAGGTTCAGATCGTCATAAGCTGCTTGTGCTTAATGTCGGCTTCGATCCTGGTCGTCGCCTTTTCGGGGCACCTTGCTTTGGCTTTGATGCCGCTACTGATATTTGGCGGCGCATGGCTGACCATAGCGACCATATTCAACGTCGGCATTCAAACCTCCGCGCCGCGCTGGGTTGCCGCACGTGCAGTCGCTGCTTATCAGGCCAGCATCGCTGGCGGCGTGGCGCTTGGTAGCTGGCTTTGGGGCACGATCGCCGACGAGACAAGTCTGGTCACCGCGTTGCTTTCGTCTGCTGCTGCCGTCCTGTTGACCATTTTGGTGTCGCGTCGGCCGCTCGCCGAGACGATAGAGAGCCATTCTTACGCAGCCATCGAACTTCCGCCGTTGGAGACCGCAATGGCCTTGACGGACCGTAGCGGTCCCATTCTGGTCGAGATTGAATATCGGATAGATCCGGAACAGGCGCGCAGATTCTATCGGCACATGGAGAAAGTTCGCGCGTCACGCGCCCGGCTGGGCGCCTATAGCTGGATGATTGCCCGTGACATCGCGGACCCGTGGCTGTGGACCGAACGTTTCCATTGGCCCACCTGGCTCGATTATCTTCGCCATCGGACCCGGCATACTTCTGCGGAGCGCGAGCTTCAGGACGAAGCCAAGAACTTTCATATAGGGAGTGCTCCGATCCGCATCCGCCGCTGGCTTGAGCGGCCTTATGGTTCGGTCCGCTGGCAGGAAGGAGCTCTTGATCCCAGGCTGGAAGGATCTCCGGCAGGATCCCCAAACATATAG
- a CDS encoding FadR/GntR family transcriptional regulator: protein MNSKPGVRVPKAAEIVAGKLRRSIVDGSIEPGNFLPSEAKMIELFEVSRPTIREAIRILEFENLINVTRGARGGAVVQPPSPDFVSKAVGVALQTTNATLGDVYAARAVLEPAAAGMAAKFRSEEAGTKLLNQAEKEAETLKNQIRLNANDAADFHRLLLSECGNKTFALLGVALHDLVLRHLKLFHQTRAPSEAQRSRSGVRSHEKLANLILRGEAEEAEAHWRRHMDKLAEIILPGLEKTSVLEVLDNTSWM, encoded by the coding sequence ATGAACAGTAAACCTGGCGTACGAGTGCCAAAGGCGGCTGAGATCGTAGCAGGCAAACTTCGCCGGTCGATTGTCGACGGCTCGATAGAACCAGGCAACTTTCTTCCTTCCGAAGCAAAGATGATCGAACTGTTCGAGGTCTCGCGACCTACGATTCGCGAAGCGATCCGGATTCTCGAGTTTGAAAACCTGATCAACGTAACGCGGGGCGCGCGGGGAGGCGCGGTGGTTCAACCCCCAAGTCCCGATTTCGTCTCGAAGGCAGTCGGCGTTGCGCTCCAGACAACCAACGCCACATTAGGCGATGTTTATGCCGCTCGCGCAGTCCTCGAACCTGCAGCGGCAGGCATGGCTGCAAAATTCCGAAGTGAGGAAGCAGGTACGAAACTGCTCAATCAGGCCGAAAAAGAAGCTGAAACCCTTAAAAATCAGATTCGGCTAAACGCAAATGATGCGGCGGACTTCCATCGGCTTTTGCTGAGCGAATGCGGCAACAAGACCTTCGCCCTGCTCGGTGTCGCCCTGCACGACTTGGTGCTTAGGCACCTCAAGCTTTTTCATCAGACCCGTGCCCCAAGCGAGGCCCAAAGAAGCCGTTCCGGCGTACGCTCCCATGAAAAACTTGCAAACCTGATCTTGCGCGGAGAAGCCGAGGAAGCCGAGGCCCACTGGCGCCGCCACATGGATAAGCTTGCGGAGATTATCCTGCCCGGACTGGAGAAGACTTCGGTTCTGGAGGTGCTCGACAATACGAGTTGGATGTGA
- a CDS encoding aldehyde dehydrogenase family protein, giving the protein MTQTYKSRGLYIDGEWIPTDKHDAIINPATLEMIGEAPVGGRAHVEDALAAARHAFDKGPWPRMLQAERQAVLSAFLDEIERRAQEIINLIVAEAGSTISLAEYHQYGTPVRHARHSVAISSRPAVEPLFVDSFPNGTGGRTLGAGALSREPVGVVSAITPYNFPFFLNLGKIIPAMAVGCTVILKPSPYTPFEALIFGEIAEAVGLPNGVLNVVTGGMDVGEALTTDPRVDLVTFTGSDTVGAAIQAQSAPTLKRLLLELGGKSALIVRSDADLDKATSNGLAGFITHCGQGCGLLTRHLVHNSIRKDYVDMITRKIDAIKVGNPADRSVGMGPLIREAARARSEKYTDIALQEGATLVTGGGRPSEAGAGFFYKPTLFDNVKNSFRVAQEEIFGPIAVVIGFEDDEEAVALANDSEFGLAGAIFSRDVGGAYEMALRIRTGAVALNGGAGRMSSQAPFGGIKRSGYGREYGMEGLNEFTYMKNIHFHAE; this is encoded by the coding sequence ATGACCCAAACATATAAAAGCCGGGGACTTTATATCGACGGTGAATGGATCCCAACGGACAAGCATGACGCCATCATCAATCCAGCCACTCTAGAAATGATCGGCGAAGCGCCGGTGGGTGGACGGGCGCATGTTGAAGATGCCCTCGCCGCTGCCCGTCATGCCTTCGATAAAGGACCGTGGCCTCGCATGCTCCAAGCCGAGCGGCAGGCGGTTCTCAGCGCCTTTCTCGACGAAATAGAGCGACGTGCGCAGGAAATCATCAACCTCATCGTTGCCGAAGCCGGCTCAACCATCAGCCTTGCCGAATACCATCAATATGGCACCCCTGTTCGCCATGCGCGTCACAGCGTGGCGATTTCTTCCCGGCCGGCAGTGGAACCGTTGTTCGTCGACAGTTTTCCGAATGGAACAGGCGGCAGGACGCTCGGTGCGGGCGCGCTCTCGCGGGAGCCTGTCGGGGTAGTGAGCGCCATCACTCCCTATAATTTTCCATTCTTCCTCAATCTCGGCAAGATCATTCCTGCAATGGCCGTCGGCTGCACCGTTATTTTGAAGCCGTCGCCCTATACGCCGTTCGAAGCACTTATCTTCGGCGAAATTGCCGAAGCAGTTGGCCTTCCCAATGGCGTACTTAATGTTGTGACGGGTGGCATGGACGTTGGCGAAGCTCTGACCACGGACCCGCGCGTCGATCTTGTCACCTTCACCGGGTCGGACACCGTTGGCGCGGCGATCCAGGCGCAATCCGCGCCGACACTCAAACGCCTCCTTCTCGAGCTAGGCGGCAAGTCCGCCCTCATTGTACGCTCGGATGCCGATCTGGACAAAGCGACTTCCAACGGGCTCGCCGGCTTTATCACGCATTGTGGCCAGGGTTGCGGCCTGCTGACCAGGCATCTTGTCCACAATTCAATCCGCAAAGACTATGTCGACATGATCACGCGAAAGATCGACGCCATCAAGGTCGGCAATCCAGCTGACCGGTCGGTCGGCATGGGGCCGCTAATCCGGGAAGCGGCGCGGGCGCGTTCCGAGAAATATACCGACATTGCGTTGCAGGAAGGAGCCACGCTCGTCACGGGCGGCGGCCGTCCTAGCGAAGCAGGCGCCGGCTTCTTCTACAAGCCCACCCTGTTCGATAATGTGAAAAACAGTTTCCGCGTCGCTCAAGAAGAAATTTTCGGCCCTATCGCCGTCGTAATCGGCTTCGAGGATGACGAGGAAGCAGTCGCATTGGCAAATGATAGCGAATTTGGCTTGGCTGGCGCGATATTTTCTCGCGATGTTGGCGGCGCCTATGAAATGGCCCTACGCATCCGCACCGGCGCCGTTGCGCTTAATGGGGGCGCGGGGAGAATGTCCAGCCAGGCACCCTTTGGCGGCATCAAACGGTCGGGTTACGGTCGTGAATATGGCATGGAGGGGCTTAACGAGTTCACCTACATGAAAAATATTCATTTTCATGCCGAATAA
- a CDS encoding TetR/AcrR family transcriptional regulator has protein sequence MQKLTTEISEALKTGQSAHEVKTIARRTAKPQNQRGQVLGNKGARTRQAIMDATRDMIFERAFRDISAVEIAKRAGVSVATLYTYFEDVAAVILALSEAVALDIPNVSGFLEVPWTGPSALNRIIEMMTILIDYNVANYPIIRLRNHLADEGDDRLAKIRSQTAQPIIDMLAHQIVTHGKINNAKITAHLSENARLTAGLLIGMIDRATILLMQGPYRARLFTKKDYVNSAARIMLAAVTALPGDVEPL, from the coding sequence ATGCAGAAACTCACCACCGAAATATCTGAAGCGCTTAAGACAGGGCAGAGTGCGCACGAAGTGAAGACAATTGCCCGCAGAACGGCAAAACCACAGAACCAGCGCGGACAGGTGTTGGGAAACAAAGGCGCCCGGACTCGGCAAGCGATTATGGATGCGACGCGCGATATGATATTCGAGCGCGCCTTCCGTGACATTTCGGCTGTGGAGATTGCCAAGCGTGCCGGGGTTTCTGTCGCGACGCTCTATACATACTTTGAAGATGTGGCCGCCGTGATCTTAGCGCTTTCCGAAGCGGTGGCGCTCGACATCCCCAACGTCAGTGGCTTTCTTGAGGTGCCGTGGACAGGACCCTCGGCGTTGAACCGCATAATCGAAATGATGACTATCCTCATCGACTATAATGTCGCGAACTACCCAATCATCCGGCTTCGCAATCATCTCGCTGACGAAGGCGATGACCGTTTGGCGAAAATCCGTTCCCAGACTGCTCAACCGATCATCGACATGCTGGCGCACCAAATTGTGACGCATGGCAAGATTAACAACGCAAAGATAACGGCCCATCTGTCCGAAAACGCGCGCCTGACTGCAGGGCTGCTAATCGGCATGATAGACCGTGCTACCATCCTCCTCATGCAGGGCCCCTATAGGGCCCGGCTTTTTACGAAGAAGGATTACGTTAACTCAGCGGCAAGAATCATGCTGGCGGCGGTGACCGCGCTGCCCGGCGACGTCGAACCCTTATAA
- a CDS encoding enoyl-CoA hydratase-related protein, protein MKYGKIQYELRDNVATILLNDPEKLNAMSRELAAEMTHGIRRAEGEARAIVIGTTGRVFSAGGDLGEGGFDMDDPQRDLGEKLEPFINPLILAMRDSPLPVITSIRGAAAGVGCGIGLAGDLIIAAEKAFFYLAFCKIGLSPDGGSSYFLSQAIGRVRAMELMLLGERLYAPKALEWGLINRVVSDEELSAATHELATRLAQGPRSLGMIKASAWSALDAPLEKQLLLERRNQRTAGLTEDCYEGVAAFREKRPPIFKGR, encoded by the coding sequence ATGAAATATGGAAAAATCCAGTATGAGCTGCGCGATAACGTCGCAACCATTCTGCTGAATGATCCCGAGAAACTCAATGCGATGTCGCGTGAGCTGGCGGCAGAGATGACGCACGGGATCCGCCGCGCCGAAGGCGAAGCGCGCGCCATTGTGATCGGCACGACGGGCCGCGTCTTCAGCGCCGGCGGCGATCTGGGCGAGGGCGGTTTCGATATGGACGACCCTCAGCGCGACCTGGGCGAGAAATTGGAGCCGTTTATTAACCCGCTCATTCTCGCAATGCGCGACTCACCGCTGCCGGTGATCACCTCGATCCGCGGCGCAGCCGCTGGCGTTGGTTGCGGGATCGGACTGGCTGGCGACCTTATCATAGCTGCGGAAAAGGCCTTTTTTTACCTGGCTTTTTGCAAGATCGGGCTAAGCCCAGATGGTGGATCGAGTTACTTCCTGTCCCAAGCGATCGGTCGCGTGCGCGCGATGGAACTGATGCTCCTTGGAGAACGGCTCTATGCGCCCAAGGCGCTAGAGTGGGGGCTCATTAACCGCGTGGTCTCGGACGAGGAACTCAGTGCGGCGACGCACGAATTGGCAACGAGACTGGCTCAGGGGCCGCGCTCGTTAGGAATGATAAAGGCGTCAGCCTGGTCGGCGCTCGATGCGCCATTGGAAAAACAGTTGCTGTTAGAAAGGCGCAATCAGCGGACGGCCGGCCTTACCGAGGACTGCTATGAAGGGGTCGCGGCATTCCGCGAGAAGCGCCCTCCCATATTCAAGGGGCGCTGA
- a CDS encoding ferredoxin: MKIKAHKEKCSGHARCAVVAPNIFDLDDDGYIAIGEIEVSPENEAMARRGVRACPERALEIIEE, translated from the coding sequence ATGAAGATCAAGGCTCATAAGGAAAAATGCTCGGGTCATGCCCGTTGTGCGGTCGTTGCTCCTAATATCTTTGATCTGGACGATGACGGCTATATTGCTATCGGAGAAATCGAGGTCAGCCCTGAAAACGAAGCAATGGCGCGGAGGGGCGTGCGAGCCTGCCCCGAAAGAGCCTTGGAAATCATCGAGGAGTAA
- a CDS encoding CoA transferase encodes MYDLLGTMRVVEASSFVAAPSAGLYLSQMGAEVIRIDQIGGGPDFKRWPLADNGASFYWEGLNKGKKSVALDLGNPEGRDLLAALITANGKEGGHFLTNFPVVGFLAHDKLAERRADLVTVRVMGKADGGPAFDYTVNCALGIPQITGPGPAPANHVLPAWDLLTGAYAAFAMLAGSRNRAAAGEGGEIRIPLADVGIATVANLGMLAEVQFSGADRERFGNDVYGVFGRDFVTRDGARLMIMAITPRQWSGLLKVLRITGDVARIEAELDVSFTSDEGLRFTHRNRLTPLVAAAVAQRDAGELSKQLDDAGCSWGPYKSMSEAIRDPQLVTENPVFAQIEQVSGFSYPVPGAMATLAGIDRRAPVRAPRLGEHTDDVFSNVLGLGSGSIGRLHDQGIIG; translated from the coding sequence ATGTACGATCTATTGGGAACGATGCGGGTGGTCGAAGCCTCCTCATTCGTAGCCGCCCCTTCAGCGGGACTGTATCTTTCCCAAATGGGAGCGGAAGTGATCCGGATCGACCAGATCGGCGGCGGCCCCGACTTCAAGCGCTGGCCGCTCGCCGACAATGGCGCAAGCTTCTATTGGGAGGGGCTTAATAAAGGCAAGAAGTCCGTCGCCCTGGATCTTGGCAATCCGGAGGGGCGCGACCTGCTTGCGGCGCTGATTACGGCCAATGGCAAAGAGGGCGGGCATTTCTTAACAAATTTTCCTGTTGTGGGATTTCTTGCGCATGATAAGCTTGCGGAGCGTCGCGCTGACCTTGTCACTGTGCGTGTGATGGGGAAGGCGGATGGTGGCCCCGCATTCGACTATACGGTCAACTGCGCGCTCGGTATCCCACAGATAACCGGGCCCGGACCAGCGCCCGCCAACCATGTGCTTCCCGCCTGGGACTTGCTGACCGGAGCCTATGCCGCATTTGCGATGTTGGCGGGGTCTCGCAACCGTGCCGCCGCCGGCGAAGGAGGGGAGATCAGAATTCCTCTGGCGGATGTCGGAATTGCAACTGTGGCCAATCTTGGAATGTTGGCGGAAGTGCAATTCTCCGGTGCGGATCGCGAGCGCTTCGGGAACGATGTCTATGGCGTCTTCGGACGTGATTTTGTGACGCGGGACGGCGCTCGGCTGATGATCATGGCCATCACGCCACGCCAGTGGAGTGGCTTGCTCAAAGTGCTGAGAATCACCGGAGATGTGGCACGGATTGAGGCTGAGCTGGACGTGTCGTTCACGAGCGACGAGGGACTGCGTTTCACTCACCGAAACCGGCTGACGCCGTTGGTCGCGGCGGCAGTTGCGCAGCGTGATGCGGGGGAACTGAGCAAGCAGCTCGATGACGCCGGTTGCAGTTGGGGACCTTATAAAAGCATGTCCGAAGCGATCCGCGATCCGCAGCTTGTCACGGAGAATCCTGTATTCGCCCAGATCGAGCAGGTCAGCGGCTTCAGCTATCCCGTACCCGGTGCAATGGCAACCTTGGCCGGCATTGACCGGCGTGCGCCTGTACGCGCGCCACGCCTTGGCGAACATACCGATGACGTATTTAGCAACGTGCTGGGCTTAGGGTCGGGATCTATCGGCCGATTGCATGACCAGGGAATTATCGGATGA
- a CDS encoding MaoC family dehydratase N-terminal domain-containing protein: MNEEIREDIITPALAARIAATFDREPPQHDARQGVHWCLCTPDAMTANLGQDGHPTGKGGFLPRSPLPRRMWAASEVEFLRPLRVGAVVERRSTVVNTAEKSGGSGQLMFVTVEHEVRCGGEMAVREKQTIVYREAATSESGQSEEMSFPKPDPSRGDGWAWQRAITPTTPLLFRYSALTFNSHRIHYDLLYARSEEAYPGLVVHGPLMASLLLDLCDRQMGSNRLAFFAFRAKSPAFVNEPLLLVGKPGAGEIELAVLGGDGRAVMAANARVECPSGATRPQLRGRTPV, encoded by the coding sequence ATGAATGAGGAAATCCGTGAAGACATCATAACGCCTGCGCTGGCGGCCCGAATCGCGGCGACGTTTGATCGCGAGCCGCCGCAGCATGATGCGCGGCAAGGCGTCCACTGGTGCCTGTGCACCCCCGATGCCATGACGGCAAACCTCGGACAGGATGGCCATCCAACTGGCAAAGGCGGTTTTCTGCCGCGTAGTCCGCTGCCCCGGCGAATGTGGGCGGCTAGCGAAGTTGAGTTTCTGCGGCCGTTGAGGGTCGGAGCGGTCGTCGAACGGCGCTCGACCGTTGTGAACACCGCAGAAAAATCAGGCGGCAGCGGTCAGTTGATGTTCGTGACGGTGGAGCACGAGGTGCGCTGCGGTGGAGAGATGGCGGTCCGCGAGAAGCAAACCATCGTCTATCGCGAGGCGGCAACGTCAGAATCCGGTCAGTCGGAGGAGATGTCCTTCCCGAAGCCGGATCCCTCTCGCGGTGATGGATGGGCCTGGCAACGGGCGATCACGCCCACAACTCCTCTGCTGTTTCGCTATTCGGCGCTGACATTCAACAGTCATCGCATCCATTATGATCTGCTTTATGCGCGGAGCGAAGAGGCCTATCCGGGCCTTGTAGTGCATGGCCCTTTGATGGCGAGCCTGTTGCTGGACCTGTGCGACAGACAAATGGGTAGCAATCGGCTGGCTTTCTTCGCGTTCCGCGCGAAATCGCCTGCATTTGTCAACGAGCCGCTGTTGCTGGTGGGGAAGCCTGGCGCCGGGGAAATCGAGCTGGCGGTTTTGGGCGGAGACGGGCGCGCAGTCATGGCGGCGAACGCTCGAGTAGAGTGCCCTAGTGGAGCGACTAGACCTCAGTTGCGCGGCAGGACGCCCGTCTGA